Proteins found in one Carcharodon carcharias isolate sCarCar2 chromosome 8, sCarCar2.pri, whole genome shotgun sequence genomic segment:
- the LOC121281502 gene encoding P2Y purinoceptor 4, with protein MDDTSFAHLNWEVKANDSTGRSPCKPEELGAFIPIFLSLVFSMGFILNSISLWIFWFCIKKWSAGMVLQFNLALADAIITPAAPFMIVYFSLSHWPFGQFLCQLKVFLLSTNMYGSIYFLTLISIHRYFTVVHCTKKSILKEKKFVKIICAGVWVLLFAQGFPFFFVLKTTEMNNTTHCLSIYQNELVVLYFVWNTVILFTGCIIPFFASIICYTLLAIFIVKLNSNQLNSKNMKMKSMQMILVSLAIFMICFLPVHVSRTFGITLQFLYPDQCQTLGIVELAYYKCLALSSSNCCLDPLLYFFASKKFKESLSSIVSSIRSCNKR; from the coding sequence ATGGATGACACATCCTTTGCTCATCTCAACTGGGAAGTGAAGGCCAATGATTCAACAGGGAGATCTCCCTGTAAACCTGAGGAGCTCGGTGCATTCATTCCAATTTTCCTAAGTCTAGTCTTTTCAATGGGTTTCATTTTGAACAGCATCAGCCTATGGATCTTCTGGTTTTGCATCAAGAAGTGGAGTGCTGGAATGGTTCTACAGTTCAATCTGGCTTTAGCAGATGCCATTATAACTCCAGCTGCACCATTCATGATCGTCTACTTCTCACTGTCGCACTGGCCCTTCGGCCAATTTCTCTGTCAGCTGAAAGTCTTCTTACTGAGCACCAACATGTACGGCAGTATCTACTTTCTCACCCTAATTAGCATACACCGGTACTTCACTGTTGTGCACTGCACAAAgaaaagcatcttaaaggagaagaaatTTGTAAAGATTATTTGTGCGGGAGTCTGGGTTCTCCTGTTTGCCCAAGGCTTTCCATTCTTTTTTGTCCTCAAAACCACTGAAATGAACAATACCACTCACTGTTTGAGCATATATCAGAATGAGCTGGTGGTTTTATACTTTGTGTGGAACACAGTTATTTTATTCACTGGGTGCATCATTCCATTTTTTGCCTCCATTATTTGCTACACCTTACTTGCCATCTTCATTGTAAAATTGAACTCCAATCAACTTAACAGTAAAAATATGAAAATGAAGTCCATGCAAATGATTTTAGTGTCCTTGGCGATTTTTATGATCTGCTTCCTGCCTGTACATGTGTCCCGAACATTTGGGATTACGCTTCAGTTCCTTTATCCTGATCAGTGTCAAACATTGGGCATTGTCGAACTTGCTTATTACAAGTGTTTGGCACTGTCAAGCTCAAATTGTTGCCTGGACCCGTTGTTATATTTTTTTGCTTCTAAGAAATTCAAGGAGTCATTAAGCAGTATTGTGAGTTCTATAAGGAGCTGTAATAAGAGGTGA